In a genomic window of Punica granatum isolate Tunisia-2019 chromosome 6, ASM765513v2, whole genome shotgun sequence:
- the LOC116212122 gene encoding proline-rich protein 36-like has product MNTIMVELMAMLRDQNQGSSSHTLPPEHRPMVDPNPVVPPTFVSEVEHTSFSTMMYVPAVHPVSDPLLPPLAPTTVPLPPAAFLSTESAMHTLPPLNIPTQPPIYTGLPSTLPPVTSAPGPVSAIDHFPFQTLQPQMNFPYPALPPLNIPPSEPGTPTQAAPAAPLTNIPPEAEIEQ; this is encoded by the coding sequence ATGAACACCATTATGGTAGAACTCATGGCCATGCTTAGAGATCAAAACCAGGGTTCCTCGAGCCATACCCTGCCTCCCGAGCATAGGCCAATGGTCGACCCGAACCCAGTGGTCCCGCCGACCTTTGTTTCGGAGGTTGAGCATACATCATTCTCTACCATGATGTACGTACCGGCGGTCCATCCGGTCAGTGATCCTCTACTGCCACCGCTTGCCCCTACAACGGTTCCTTTACCACCAGCTGCTTTCCTATCGACGGAGTCAGCTATGCATACTTTGCCACCGCTCAACATACCGACTCAGCCTCCGATCTATACTGGTCTGCCATCGACACTTCCCCCAGTCACAAGTGCTCCGGGTCCTGTCTCCGCCATAGACCATTTCCCTTTCCAAACTCTACAACCCCAAATGAACTTCCCTTACCCAGCTCTaccgcctctaaatattcctccctctgaaccgggcacgcccaCTCAGGCCGCCCCTGCAGCTCCACTAACAAATATTCCTCCAGAAGCGGAAATAGAGCAgtag